GTGATTTACGCCCGGAAGTTCAGGCCCCAGAATTTCGAAGAGGTCGTGGCGCAGGACGCCGTGACCACCACCCTGAAGAACGCGATCCGGCAGAAACGCATCCCCCAGAGCTTTCTTTTTTCCGGGCCCCGCGGCGTGGGCAAGACGTCCGTCGCCCGCATCCTGGCCAAAGCGCTCAACTGCGCGAAGGGGCCGGCGGAAATTCCCTGCGATAAATGCGACAGCTGCCTGGAGATCGCGAAATCCACGTCTCTCGACGTGCTGGAAATCGACGGCGCGTCCAACCGCGGCATCGAAGAAATCCGCAACCTGCGCGAGAACGTGAAGTTCAAGCCCGCGAACGGCAACTTCAAGATCTACATCATCGACGAAGTCCACATGCTCACGACCGAAGCGTTTAACGCGCTGCTGAAGACCCTCGAAGAGCCGCCCCCGCACGTGAAATTCATTTTCGCCACGACCGAGTCGCACAAAGTGCCGCTCACGATCCTGTCGCGCTGCCAGCGCTTCAACTTCAAGCGCATTCCCACGCCCGAGATCGCCAAGAAACTCGAAGAGATCGCCAAGCGCGAAAAATTGAAATACGAAAAGAACGCGCTCTTCCTGGCGGCCAAGGCCTCCGAAGGCGGATTGCGCGACGCGGAAACGCTGCTCGATCAGCTCGCGAGTTTTTCGGACGAAAAGATCAACGAAGAAGACGTCCTCTTCCTTTTGGGGCTGGCGTCGGAAGACCTTTATTTCAAGGTGCTGGAAGCGCTGGCCGCCAAAGATGCCAAGGCGCTTTTTGCCATGATCGAGGAACTTTACCAGGGCGGCCGCGACCTCATGCAATTTGCCAAAGGCCTCCTGGAAATTTTCCGCAACCTGCTGCTCCTGCAATGCGCGCAGGAGCCGGGAGAATTCATCGAGATGTCCGAAGACGGCGTCGAGCAGCTCAAAAAGCGCAAGGACCTGTTCACGCGCGGCGAACTGCTCATGGGACTCAGCCTGATCGGCAATCTTCAAGGCCAGCTCCGGCGCAATCTCGCGCCCCCGAAGCTGCTCGTCGAAACGACGCTGCTGAAGCTCCTGCATCTGGACGGGCTGCGTTCGCTGGAAAGCGCGGTTCCCGCAGCGCCTGCGGCCGCGCAAGCCGCTCCACGGACGTATCAGGCTCCGGCTTCAGCTCCCGCTCCGGTCCGGACCCAGGCCGCGCCTTCGCCGGTTCCGGCCGCGGAAAAAAAAAGCCAGCCCGCCGTTAGGGAAGCCGCGGCTCCCGCCGCCAAAGCCGCATCCGGCGAGGCCGTGACTCTGGCCGAAGTGGAAGCCGCGTGGGCCCAGATCGTCGAATACGTCAAAGCCAAGCGCATGTCCATCGGCATCTTCCTTTCCGAATCCCAGCCCGTTGAAACGAGCGGCGCGCTCGTCACGCTCGCGCTGCCTTCGGAATTCCAGTTCCACAAAGAGACGCTCGATAAAAGCGCGAACAAGAAACTCGTCGAAGAGGCCTTTGAGACCATCACCGGGAAAAGGGCGGGTATCCAGTTTGTGATCACGAAGCTGACCGACCCGCCCGCCGAAAACGGCGAACCCGCGCCCGCTGCTGCGGGACAGGCCGGACCCTTGCCGGACATCATCATGAAGGCGCTCGACATTTTTGACGGCGGACGGATCGTCCGCAAAGAATGACATGAGAGGCTATTCGGAGTGGATGGGCGATCTCGTGCAGGCGCTGTCAAAGCTGCCGGGGATCGGAAGAAAGTCCGCGGAACGCATCGTTTTCTACCTCCTCAAATCCAAACGCGAAGAAGTGCAGCGCCTCTCGGCGCTGATGATGAACGCCAAGGAAAACATCTTCTTCTGCGAAATCTGCCATAACTTCGCCAATGCGAAAATCTGCGAGATCTGCGCGAATCCCGGCCGTGACAAAGGCGTGATCTGCGTGGTCGAAGATCCCAAGGACGTGCTTTCGGTCGAGAAGACCCAGCATTTTTTCGGCACCTACCACGTGCTGCTCGGCGCGCTTTCCGCGCTGGACGGCATCGGCCCGGACGAGATCCAGATCCCGGGCCTCGTCGAGCGCGTTAAGAAAGGGACAGTGCGGGAAGTGATCCTCGCCACGAATCCCAATACCGAGGGCGAAACCACCGCCCTTTATATCTCCAAGCTGCTCAAACCTTTGAAAATCCAGGTCACGCGCATTGCCCGCGGCGTGCCTGTCGGAAGCAATCTCGAATACGTGGACCAGGCCACGCTTGCCCGCGCGCTCGAAGGCCGCCTTCCCGCCTGAGTTCCTTCATTCCTTGATTTTTCCTTTGCGGCGCTCACGCGCAATCCCTTCATCAGGACCGTAGGGATGGCCTCCGAATCCGTGCCTCATCATGGCGATCGCGCGCGCCCAGTTTTTTTTGCCGTCGCGGGAAGCGAAAAGCTGCATCACGGCCTGCGCGATCACGGGAACCGGAACTTCCATTTTAATCGCATCATCGACCAGCCAGTTGACCTCGCCCGTATCCTCGACGTAAGGAGGAATTTTTTCGAGCCCGCCGTTTGAACGATAGGCCTCCTCCATGAGATCGATCAGCCAGGAGCGGATCACCGAACCGTTCCGCCAGCACCGGAGCACGTCGGCAATGTTCAATCGTTCCGGGTAATGCTCGAGCAGATCCATGCCTTCGCCGATGGCTTGCAGCATCCCGAATTCGATTCCGTTATGAACGAGCTTTGTGAAATGTCCCGCGCCAGGAGGGCCGGCATGCAGAAAGCCGTCCGGAACGGCCAGCAGCTTCAAAATCGGCGCAACTTCGTCAACAATCTCTTTCTCGCCTCCGGCCATAAAGCACGCGCCGTTCCTCGCGCCGTCCATCCCGCCGCTCGTTCCCAGATCCACGAAGCCGATTTCTTTGGGTTTTAATTTCTGGTAACGCCGGATCGAATCCCCCCAATAGGAATTGCCGCCGTCGACGAGAATGTCCTTTTTTTCGACCCGTGAGGCGAGCTGGTCGAGAAGTCCGTCAACGGCAGCCCCGGCCGGAATGTAGATGAAAATTTTTCGCGGCCGGGCCAGCCGGCTCACCAAGGACTCAAGCGAATCCGCCGGAATGACTCCCGCCTTTTGGAGTTCCTGCGAAACCCCGCCCAGCGTAAACCCCGTCACGCCTATTCCTTTTTCCAACGCATGCAGCGATAGATTGGCTCCCATTTTCCCCAGGCCCACGATTCCGATTTCCTTCTTCGCATTTTCCATGTTCATTTCCCTTTCATAGGCCTTAAGACGGCCCGGCAAGAAGCTCCATCCGAGTTTTGAATTTTCAAGGGGAGGCAGATCAGCTCATGGTTTCCTTCGCGGACCCGCGAAAGATTGAGGCCTTCGACGATCCAGATGCCGGCTTTGAGAAGGGTCCGGTGGATGCGTGCGCCATCCTCGAAGAACCCGCCGACGGAAAGATAATCCACGCCGACCAGGAGCGGTTTCTTTCGGGCCAGGAATTCCGCGGCTTCTTCGGCGATAAAAACAAAGTCTTTGATGAATTCGTCCGTTTTCCAGCAGCGTGCGGAATTTTTGGTTTTGAAAAGGATCCGTTCGCCGGCCCGGATATTTTTGAGGCGCAGCTCGTCCAGGGTGACGGCGCGGGGATTTTTGATTTCCACGATCCGGGCGGGTCCGATGCCGGCTTCAAGCGGCATGCGGTCCAGGCTTGTTCCTTTTTCAACGAAATGAAACGGCGGGTCCATGTGCGTGCCGGTATGGGATCCCATGGAAATCAGGGAAACGTTGCACTTGTCGCCGCGCCGCATGTCCAATTTCCTTTGGATGCGGACGGCGGGATCATGCGGCCAATGAACCATTCCGTCTTTGATCGTCACGGTGACATCAAGCCAGCGATGAGGATTCATGCAAAACCTCGATCGGGGGGATTCCTTAAGAAGGCCTAAGGGATTTTGTAAGCGTGCCTGGGATCATCATGGCGCGCTCGAGGAGGGAAGGGTATCGGGCAATTTCTGAAATTCTATTAAGGCGTAGCGGCGGCGAAGCCCAAAGCAAAAGGGGACAGCCCTTGCGGACTGTCCCCTCTGCCTTTGCCGGATTTTTTACCCGTGGCGGCCGTGAGATCCTCCGCCGCGGCGGTCGGGACTCGCGCCCGGCCCGC
The Verrucomicrobiia bacterium DNA segment above includes these coding regions:
- the dnaX gene encoding DNA polymerase III subunit gamma/tau produces the protein VIYARKFRPQNFEEVVAQDAVTTTLKNAIRQKRIPQSFLFSGPRGVGKTSVARILAKALNCAKGPAEIPCDKCDSCLEIAKSTSLDVLEIDGASNRGIEEIRNLRENVKFKPANGNFKIYIIDEVHMLTTEAFNALLKTLEEPPPHVKFIFATTESHKVPLTILSRCQRFNFKRIPTPEIAKKLEEIAKREKLKYEKNALFLAAKASEGGLRDAETLLDQLASFSDEKINEEDVLFLLGLASEDLYFKVLEALAAKDAKALFAMIEELYQGGRDLMQFAKGLLEIFRNLLLLQCAQEPGEFIEMSEDGVEQLKKRKDLFTRGELLMGLSLIGNLQGQLRRNLAPPKLLVETTLLKLLHLDGLRSLESAVPAAPAAAQAAPRTYQAPASAPAPVRTQAAPSPVPAAEKKSQPAVREAAAPAAKAASGEAVTLAEVEAAWAQIVEYVKAKRMSIGIFLSESQPVETSGALVTLALPSEFQFHKETLDKSANKKLVEEAFETITGKRAGIQFVITKLTDPPAENGEPAPAAAGQAGPLPDIIMKALDIFDGGRIVRKE
- the recR gene encoding recombination mediator RecR — translated: MRGYSEWMGDLVQALSKLPGIGRKSAERIVFYLLKSKREEVQRLSALMMNAKENIFFCEICHNFANAKICEICANPGRDKGVICVVEDPKDVLSVEKTQHFFGTYHVLLGALSALDGIGPDEIQIPGLVERVKKGTVREVILATNPNTEGETTALYISKLLKPLKIQVTRIARGVPVGSNLEYVDQATLARALEGRLPA
- a CDS encoding decarboxylating 6-phosphogluconate dehydrogenase, whose protein sequence is MENAKKEIGIVGLGKMGANLSLHALEKGIGVTGFTLGGVSQELQKAGVIPADSLESLVSRLARPRKIFIYIPAGAAVDGLLDQLASRVEKKDILVDGGNSYWGDSIRRYQKLKPKEIGFVDLGTSGGMDGARNGACFMAGGEKEIVDEVAPILKLLAVPDGFLHAGPPGAGHFTKLVHNGIEFGMLQAIGEGMDLLEHYPERLNIADVLRCWRNGSVIRSWLIDLMEEAYRSNGGLEKIPPYVEDTGEVNWLVDDAIKMEVPVPVIAQAVMQLFASRDGKKNWARAIAMMRHGFGGHPYGPDEGIARERRKGKIKE
- a CDS encoding cyclase family protein, which encodes MNPHRWLDVTVTIKDGMVHWPHDPAVRIQRKLDMRRGDKCNVSLISMGSHTGTHMDPPFHFVEKGTSLDRMPLEAGIGPARIVEIKNPRAVTLDELRLKNIRAGERILFKTKNSARCWKTDEFIKDFVFIAEEAAEFLARKKPLLVGVDYLSVGGFFEDGARIHRTLLKAGIWIVEGLNLSRVREGNHELICLPLKIQNSDGASCRAVLRPMKGK